The Amyelois transitella isolate CPQ chromosome 20, ilAmyTran1.1, whole genome shotgun sequence genome has a segment encoding these proteins:
- the LOC106131479 gene encoding transcription initiation factor TFIID subunit 12: protein MSNQAPNMPTIGQLNQGTIQYVNNPMQSPQLQSVQGSPSQHSPMGTQAQAGVKASQSGAGDSTTQLLSRPRLQELVREVDPTVQLDEEVEEMLLQLADDFIDATLNASCALAKHRHAPSVELRDVQLHLERQWNMWIPGFGNDELRPYKRSTVTEAHKQRMALIRKTIKKY from the exons ATGTCGAATCAGGCACCGAATATGCCAACAATAGGTCAACTGAATCAAGGCACCATACAGTATGTGAACAACCCCATGCAGAGTCCTCAGTTGCAGTCTGTGCAGGGCTCACCGTCACAGCACAGTCCTATGGGCACTCAGGCCCAAGCGGGGGTTAAAGCAAGCCAAAGCGGAGCTGGAGACTCAACAACACAA ttgCTTAGCAGACCTCGTCTCCAAGAGTTGGTACGGGAGGTTGACCCCACTGTGCAGTTAGATGAAGAGGTAGAAGAAATGTTGCTACAGCTAGCTGACGATTTCATTGACGCAACATTGAACGCCTCTTGTGCTCTCGCTAAACACAGGCATGCGCCTTCTGTGGAACTAAGGGATGTGCAGCTACATTTAG aaCGCCAATGGAACATGTGGATCCCTGGCTTTGGAAACGACGAGCTGCGGCCGTACAAGCGTTCGACGGTCACAGAAGCACATAAACAACGCATGGCGCTTATACGAAAGACTATCAAGAAATATTAG
- the LOC106131478 gene encoding nuclear RNA export factor 1 isoform X1: MHSKKAQLSNYKKFLLNRVTTSPPIFEYIDSCLARDDEANHYSFHKIMVHNWPTSPEQLFSVLNDYFSIMFIPIQFSSQNGFATFYTSSLSLIQKIMKLDFMFPFERNMYNMDILFNDKSSADCFDNWISIEDIVGSVVSNRLNEKLELDLSNLCNDTEFSQKGLCFYRFNLLSFFKILMLRMGRDTKFLNLSRNNLSQLPMDILNFFIKGNLIGINLSNNNITSLSELQRYSSKIEKIWLEGNPVCEEMDAPTYIRQIMMKFPRVTEIDGVKLNENGLILPFIKNFAVTPDRHTKMLVEKFLSLYFSHFDHSRIRIDKFYNSPASLTITTAFTPEDEKLLPSSFAVDGRNMIKIMDRRLNRKEQEMKLNKKYFNTKKQVIDALYRFPETVHDPTTFCVDVVSKDINHMLLIIDGVFKVTADIPRNVFRFRRTFLFVTTIQNPTTCYFIRNEMLHLDYASPEMIQNSFLQPSRNLYDYALINPDPEEKNIVTNAFCYLTQLRKDEAVSRLKTYDWDIKKALKFFQQELKSDLIPMDKFEMDLDEGHLSDEANMDEVD; encoded by the exons ATGCACTCAAAAAAAGCACAATTAAGTAACtacaaaaagtttttactCAATAGAGTAACTACATCACCGCCAATATTTGAATACATTGATTCTTGTTTAGCGCGCGACGATGAAGCTAACCATTATTCTTTCCACAAGATCATG GTGCACAATTGGCCAACTAGTCCTGAGCAGCTTTTCTCTGTATTGAATGATTACTTTTCAATTATGTTCATTCCTATACAGTTCTCCAGTCAAAATGGATTTGCCACATTTTATACAAGCAGTTTGTCTTTAATACAAAAGATTATGAAACTCGATTTCATGTTTCCGTTTGAAcgtaatatgtataatatggatatactttttaatgataaaagttCAGCAGACTGCTTCGATAATTGGATTTCGATTGAGGATATTGTTGGCAGTGTTGTGAGCAACCGTCTTAATGAAAAATTAGAGTTGGATCTCTCTAATCTGTGCAATGATACTG aattTTCACAAAAGGGTTTATGTTTCTACCGTTTCAACCTTTTatcatttttcaaaatactcATGCTAAGAATGGGAAGAGATACAAAATTTCTCAATTTGAGTAGGAATAATTTAAG CCAACTTCCAATGgatattttgaatttcttcATAAAAGGAAATCTTATTggtattaatttaagtaacaacAAT ATTACATCGTTATCTGAGCTGCAGAGATACAGTAGTAAAATAGAGAAGATCTGGCTGGAGGGGAATCCCGTTTGCGAAGAAATGGACGCGCCGACGTACATTAGAcaaattatgatgaaattccCGAGAGTAACCGaaatt GATGGTgtgaaattaaatgaaaatggtTTAATATTGCCATTCATCAAGAACTTCGCCGTGACTCCGGACAGACACACTAAAATGTTGGTAGAAAAGTTTCTCAGTCTGTACTTCTCGCATTTTGATCACTCGAGAATAAGAATTGACAAGTTTTATAATTCGCCGGCATCCCTCACCATCACTACAGCTTTTACTc CCGAGGACGAGAAACTGCTACCATCCAGTTTCGCCGTGGACGGTCGCAACATGATCAAAATAATGGACAGGAGATTGAACAGAAAGGAACAAGAGATGAAActcaataagaaatatttcaatacgaagAAACAAGTGATAGACGCGCTATACAGGTTCCCGGAGACTGTGCACGATCCCACCACATTCTGTGTCGATGTTGTTAGTAAAGAT aTAAATCACATGCTGTTAATCATAGACGGAGTTTTCAAAGTCACGGCCGACATCCCTAGAAACGTTTTCCGATTCAGACGCACTTTCCTCTTTGTCACGACTATACAGAATCCGACGACATGCTACTTTATAAGAAACGAGATGTTACACTTGGACTACGCTAGCCCGGAAATGATACAGAATAGTTTCTTG CAACCATCAAGAAACTTATACGACTACGCGCTCATAAACCCAGAcccagaagaaaaaaatattgtgaccAACGCATTTTGTTACTTGACGCAGTTAAGAAAAGATGAGGCAGTAAG cCGCCTGAAAACGTACGACTGGGATATAAAGAAGGCGTTGAAATTCTTCCAGCAAGAATTGAAGAGTGATCTGATACCAATggacaaatttgaaatggatcTGGATGAGGGCCACCTATCCGATGAAGCAAATATGGATGAAGTAGATTAA
- the LOC106131478 gene encoding nuclear RNA export factor 1 isoform X2, whose product MFIPIQFSSQNGFATFYTSSLSLIQKIMKLDFMFPFERNMYNMDILFNDKSSADCFDNWISIEDIVGSVVSNRLNEKLELDLSNLCNDTEFSQKGLCFYRFNLLSFFKILMLRMGRDTKFLNLSRNNLSQLPMDILNFFIKGNLIGINLSNNNITSLSELQRYSSKIEKIWLEGNPVCEEMDAPTYIRQIMMKFPRVTEIDGVKLNENGLILPFIKNFAVTPDRHTKMLVEKFLSLYFSHFDHSRIRIDKFYNSPASLTITTAFTPEDEKLLPSSFAVDGRNMIKIMDRRLNRKEQEMKLNKKYFNTKKQVIDALYRFPETVHDPTTFCVDVVSKDINHMLLIIDGVFKVTADIPRNVFRFRRTFLFVTTIQNPTTCYFIRNEMLHLDYASPEMIQNSFLQPSRNLYDYALINPDPEEKNIVTNAFCYLTQLRKDEAVSRLKTYDWDIKKALKFFQQELKSDLIPMDKFEMDLDEGHLSDEANMDEVD is encoded by the exons ATGTTCATTCCTATACAGTTCTCCAGTCAAAATGGATTTGCCACATTTTATACAAGCAGTTTGTCTTTAATACAAAAGATTATGAAACTCGATTTCATGTTTCCGTTTGAAcgtaatatgtataatatggatatactttttaatgataaaagttCAGCAGACTGCTTCGATAATTGGATTTCGATTGAGGATATTGTTGGCAGTGTTGTGAGCAACCGTCTTAATGAAAAATTAGAGTTGGATCTCTCTAATCTGTGCAATGATACTG aattTTCACAAAAGGGTTTATGTTTCTACCGTTTCAACCTTTTatcatttttcaaaatactcATGCTAAGAATGGGAAGAGATACAAAATTTCTCAATTTGAGTAGGAATAATTTAAG CCAACTTCCAATGgatattttgaatttcttcATAAAAGGAAATCTTATTggtattaatttaagtaacaacAAT ATTACATCGTTATCTGAGCTGCAGAGATACAGTAGTAAAATAGAGAAGATCTGGCTGGAGGGGAATCCCGTTTGCGAAGAAATGGACGCGCCGACGTACATTAGAcaaattatgatgaaattccCGAGAGTAACCGaaatt GATGGTgtgaaattaaatgaaaatggtTTAATATTGCCATTCATCAAGAACTTCGCCGTGACTCCGGACAGACACACTAAAATGTTGGTAGAAAAGTTTCTCAGTCTGTACTTCTCGCATTTTGATCACTCGAGAATAAGAATTGACAAGTTTTATAATTCGCCGGCATCCCTCACCATCACTACAGCTTTTACTc CCGAGGACGAGAAACTGCTACCATCCAGTTTCGCCGTGGACGGTCGCAACATGATCAAAATAATGGACAGGAGATTGAACAGAAAGGAACAAGAGATGAAActcaataagaaatatttcaatacgaagAAACAAGTGATAGACGCGCTATACAGGTTCCCGGAGACTGTGCACGATCCCACCACATTCTGTGTCGATGTTGTTAGTAAAGAT aTAAATCACATGCTGTTAATCATAGACGGAGTTTTCAAAGTCACGGCCGACATCCCTAGAAACGTTTTCCGATTCAGACGCACTTTCCTCTTTGTCACGACTATACAGAATCCGACGACATGCTACTTTATAAGAAACGAGATGTTACACTTGGACTACGCTAGCCCGGAAATGATACAGAATAGTTTCTTG CAACCATCAAGAAACTTATACGACTACGCGCTCATAAACCCAGAcccagaagaaaaaaatattgtgaccAACGCATTTTGTTACTTGACGCAGTTAAGAAAAGATGAGGCAGTAAG cCGCCTGAAAACGTACGACTGGGATATAAAGAAGGCGTTGAAATTCTTCCAGCAAGAATTGAAGAGTGATCTGATACCAATggacaaatttgaaatggatcTGGATGAGGGCCACCTATCCGATGAAGCAAATATGGATGAAGTAGATTAA
- the LOC106131531 gene encoding peptidyl-prolyl cis-trans isomerase FKBP2 — protein MSSTLTVIVKITLFVLVFMSVISHVVLGNNASKKLQIGVKKRPAECPIKSRKGDLLHMHYTGTLEDGTEFDSSIPRGNPLTFTLGSGQVIKGWDQGLIGMCEGEQRKLVIPPELAYGEAGAPPKIPKSATLTFHVDLVKIDRKDEL, from the exons atgtcTTCGACTCTGAcagttattgtaaaaattacactttttGTGTTAGTGTTTATGAGTGTAATATCCCATGTTGTTCTTGGGAATAATGCTTccaaaaaattgcaaattggAGTCAAGAAAAGACCAGCGGAGTGTCCAATAAAAAGTAGGAAAGGTGACTTACTTCATATGCATTATACG ggTACATTAGAGGATGGCACAGAGTTTGACAGTTCCATTCCACGTGGGAATCCCCTGACATTCACCCTTGGTTCGGGTCAAGTTATCAAGGGGTGGGACCAAGGTCTAATAGGCATGTGTGAAGGAGAGCAACGGAAGCTTGTCATCCCACCAGAGCTAGCCTACGGAGAGGCTGGGGCTCCTCCAAAAATACCAAAGTCTGCTACTCTTACTTTTCACGTAGATCTAGTCAAGATTGATAGAAAAGATGAATtgtaa
- the LOC106131623 gene encoding alpha-1,3/1,6-mannosyltransferase ALG2, with the protein MVKILFLHPDLGIGGAERLVLDAALAFKARGHDVAFYTNHHDPTHCFAETRDGTFPVTVVGDWIPRSILGRFKAACAYTRMVYAAVYMAWYVIPVEEPTLIFCDLISLCIPFLKMARGPFRIVFYCHHPDKLLTTEGGFLKKLYRTPLNWLEELTTARADKVLVNSKYTARVYQDAFQGIKDIPDICYPSINTEFFNTTIPKPLKEIVPVGMDKFIFLSINRYERKKNLKLALKALDHLKHIVNESDWSRVHLIMAGGFDPINLENMEHFIELTDLAAELDIEEKVTFMKSPKDVEKVSLLYNCKALIYTPSNEHFGIVPLEAMYYSKPVIAVNSGGPTETVVNEVTGFLCEPNSKSFATAMSKLMSNPDLCVRLGEAGRKRFETKFSFDAFTEQLDGILTRERQIISEVRAIEYEQKKHK; encoded by the coding sequence AtggtgaaaatattatttctacatCCAGATCTCGGCATCGGCGGGGCAGAGCGATTAGTTTTAGATGCCGCATTAGCTTTCAAGGCAAGGGGTCATGATGTTGCGTTTTACACAAATCATCACGACCCAACACATTGCTTTGCAGAAACCAGAGATGGAACATTCCCTGTTACTGTTGTCGGAGACTGGATACCCAGATCTATTCTTGGTAGATTCAAAGCGGCCTGCGCCTATACTCGCATGGTTTATGCGGCTGTATATATGGCCTGGTATGTGATACCTGTTGAAGAACcaacattaattttttgtgaCCTCATATCTTTGTGCATACCATTCCTGAAGATGGCTCGAGGACCTTTCAGAATTGTTTTCTATTGTCATCATCCAGATAAATTACTGACAACAGAAGGTGGCTTTCTCAAGAAGCTTTATAGGACCCCTCTCAACTGGTTGGAAGAGTTGACTACAGCAAGAGCTGATAAGGTTTTAGTCAATAGCAAATACACTGCTAGAGTTTATCAAGATGCATTTCAGGGTATCAAAGATATTCCTGATATTTGTTATCCATCAATAAACActgaattttttaatacaactaTCCCTAAACctttaaaagaaatagtacCGGTAGGTATGGATAAGTTTATATTCTTGTCAATCAATAGATATGAGAGGAAGAAGAATTTGAAATTGGCTTTAAAAGCTTTGGACCATTTGAAGCACATTGTAAATGAATCAGACTGGAGTAGAGTGCATTTAATTATGGCAGGAGGATTTGATCctataaatttagaaaatatggaacattttattgaattgaCAGATCTAGCTGCAGAATTAGACATAGAAGAAAAAGTGACATTCATGAAATCTCCCAAGGATGTGGAGAAAGTATCTCTTCTGTATAACTGCAAAGCTTTAATTTATACCCCTTCTAATGAGCACTTTGGGATAGTTCCTTTAGAAGCAATGTATTATAGTAAACCTGTTATAGCTGTTAATAGTGGAGGTCCCACTGAGACTGTAGTGAATGAAGTGACAGGGTTCCTTTGTGAGCCAAATAGTAAATCTTTTGCTACTGCTATGAGCAAATTGATGTCAAATCCAGATTTATGTGTGAGGTTGGGTGAAGCAGGAAGAAAGAGGTTTGAAACAAAGTTCTCATTTGATGCATTCACTGAGCAGCTCGATGGTATCTTGACAAGGGAGAGGCAAATAATATCGGAAGTACGAGCCATTGAGTATGAGcagaaaaaacataaataa